The following coding sequences lie in one Loxodonta africana isolate mLoxAfr1 chromosome X, mLoxAfr1.hap2, whole genome shotgun sequence genomic window:
- the LOC104846129 gene encoding TLR adapter interacting with SLC15A4 on the lysosome-like, which translates to MLAEAFLIELSYKEQKYTKFCKPLTCKKTSNDKKETWKKQLLDKKDYSLSPAKMEYQENVMQESLTEKHNDTNTIKSADEKTVEKCKCVLLSGNGSVALPIPKREGNDERQLDLYRSWSCTSICQNYPDLQIGGDHVGNMYDSGCFVEHTHDHAFNGPFLLSVDIPLGRSPITESLDKQPASKLTDGDEIREKSMVSHKLPLSNSMLNSYMEKKVDELYKQFLEENLTRCHSITSLMACSLLMNNVNQISLQISQEQNIDPLKVRETLLHSLAVCNLRNVSHENSSEFSTPNLQISNQTSRKLVSYLQ; encoded by the coding sequence ATGCTAGCAGAAGCCTTCCTAATTGAACTCTCATACAAAGAACAGAAATATACAAAATTCTGCAAACCACTTACATGTAAGAAGACCTCAAATGATAAAAAGGAAACATGGAAAAAGCAGCTTTTAGATAAAAAAGACTATTCACTTTCCCCTGCTAAAATGGAATATCAAGAAAATGTTATGCAAGAAAGTTTAACAGAGAAACATAATGATACAAATACAATAAAATCTGCGGATGAGAAAACTGTAGAGAAATGTAAATGTGTACTTCTTTCAGGAAATGGGTCAGTTGCATTGCCTATTCCAAAGAGAGAAGGAAATGATGAAAGACAATTGGATCTGTATCGGTCCTGGTCGTGTACAAGTATTTGCCAGAATTATCCTGACCTACAAATTGGAGGTGACCACGTGGGAAACATGTATGATTCAGGCTGCTTTGTGGAACACACACATGACCATGCTTTTAATGGTCCTTTTTTACTTTCGGTGGATATACCATTGGGTCGTTCTCCTATCACTGAATCTCTAGACAAACAACCTGCCTCAAAGCTCACGGATGGGGATGAAATCCGAGAAAAAAGCATGGTGTCTCATAAGTTACCCCTCTCTAATTCTATGCTTAATAGTTATATGGAAAAAAAGGTGGATGAACTCTACAAACAATTTTTGGAAGAAAATCTCACGCGGTGCCACTCTATAACCAGTCTTATGgcttgcagtttgttaatgaataATGTAAATCAAATTAGCCTTCAAATCTCTCAAGAGCAGAATATAGACCCATTGAAAGTTCGGGAaactcttctgcattctttagcTGTATGTAATCTACGTAACGTTTCCCATGAAAACAGTTCTGAATTCAGCACTCCTAATTTACAAATCTCAAACCAGACAAGTAGAAAACTTGTGTCATATCTACAGTAG